From the Thermomicrobiales bacterium genome, the window GTTGTGCTCCAACGCCATCGCCCCGTGAATGCCGAGCAGGACGCCGTCAACCGGCAGCGCTGCCCGAATGCCTTCCAGGATCTCATCGCGCAGCGTCTCAAACGCTTCTTTTGAAACGCGACCGCCTGGAACCGCGTGCCCGTAGGTCGTCGGAATCAGCTCGACTCCTTGCTCCTTGGCCTCGGCGACAATGCCGCCGTAGATCCCGCCAGTGCCGTCAAGATCCAGGATGTCCTGACCGCGAACGATGCCACTCGACCCCTTGGTGAAGTCGCTCAGGCTCGTTGGTTCCCACTGGAATGTGTTCGTCTCCTGGGCGATCCCACCCGTGACGATGCGCATGCGCATGCCTCTCCCTCATGAAGCGTCTGACTTGCGGCAGTATCGCCGCACACGCGGATATCAGCAACACGAGTCCGCAAGGCTATGGCGTCGCTGAATGGTATGCGGAGATGACTTCGCGGTACAGCGCGATCGTCTTTTCGGCGACGGCATCCCATGAAAAGTGAGCCTCAACTCGTGCGCGCCCCTGCTCGCCGAAGCGCGTCCTGAGGTCGGCATCAAGCGCAACTTCGTTGATGGCGCTCGCCAATCCCGCTGAGTAGGCGGCAGGATCGACGGGCTCGAACGTCCCCGGTCGCAGCTCGAGGTCGACCAGCAGGCCAGTCTCTCCGGGCACGACGACTTCAGGAATGCCGCCGATATTGGAAGCGACGACCGCCGTGCGGCAGGCCATCGCTTCCAAATTGATGATGCCGAACGGCTCATAGACTGACGGGCAGCAGAACACAGCGGCGTGCGAGTAGAACTGAATCACTTCGTGGCGCGGCAGCATCTCGTCAATCCAGATAACGCCCGGGCGCTGCTCGCTGACGGCGGCAACGCGCTCGGTCATCTCCTGGCCGATCGCCGGCGTGTCCGGCGCACCGGCCAGCAGTACGATCTGCAGAGACGGATCGATGTCGGGAATCGCATTCACTAGATGGATGATGCCCTTCTGGCGGGTGATGCGCCCGACGAACAGCACGTACGGCTTCTTCGGATCGACACCTCGCGCTCGTAGCACATCAGTCGACGGATCGAACTGGTATTCGTCGAGGTCGATGCCGTTGTGGATGACGTGAACTCGGTCGGCGTCGACCGCGAAGTTGTTGAGGATATCCTGGCGGGTCTCCTTCGACACGGCGATGACGGCGTCGGCGGCCTCAATGCTGGTGCGTTCCATCCACGAACTCATATGATAGGCGGCACCCAGCTGCTCAACCTTCCATGGCCGGAGTGGTTCCAGCGAGTGCGTTGTCAGAACAAACGGTACGTCCCACAGCATCCGGGCGAGGAACCCGCCAATATCGACGTACCACGTGTGGCAGTGAACCACCTGCGCGTTGAGTGTGTCCTTCGCCATCGCCAGGCTTCGTGAGAAGGCATCAAGCGCCCCGCGATAGCGGGGATCGGTGCCGGATTGCAGCTCATCCCAGCCGCGGTAACCGCGCACTTCCAGCGAACCGCTATCGATCTGCTGATCGCCGAAGGACCGAACTTCAACTTCAATTTGCCTGGCCAGCGCGCGACTGAGGTACTCAACATGCACACCTGCGCCGCCGTACACGTTTGGCGGATACTCGTTCGTCAGGAGCGCAACGCGCTTGAGCTCAGTCACTTCACCTCCAACAATTATCAACATTCCAGTAGTTGCTACTTGACAGCTGCAAGGCAACGACGATCCTATCACTGCCAGTCAGATGGCATGGACTACTCAATGCCAGCAGGACATAAAGAACGGCGGCAC encodes:
- the glgA gene encoding glycogen synthase, yielding MTELKRVALLTNEYPPNVYGGAGVHVEYLSRALARQIEVEVRSFGDQQIDSGSLEVRGYRGWDELQSGTDPRYRGALDAFSRSLAMAKDTLNAQVVHCHTWYVDIGGFLARMLWDVPFVLTTHSLEPLRPWKVEQLGAAYHMSSWMERTSIEAADAVIAVSKETRQDILNNFAVDADRVHVIHNGIDLDEYQFDPSTDVLRARGVDPKKPYVLFVGRITRQKGIIHLVNAIPDIDPSLQIVLLAGAPDTPAIGQEMTERVAAVSEQRPGVIWIDEMLPRHEVIQFYSHAAVFCCPSVYEPFGIINLEAMACRTAVVASNIGGIPEVVVPGETGLLVDLELRPGTFEPVDPAAYSAGLASAINEVALDADLRTRFGEQGRARVEAHFSWDAVAEKTIALYREVISAYHSATP